In Halovivax gelatinilyticus, the following are encoded in one genomic region:
- a CDS encoding nucleoside phosphorylase → MTDDASEPHRAHSEDPNAEVQYHLEVGPDDVADRVLLPGNPERIEKVVACWDDHAEVAHHREYRTATGSFEGTPISVTSTGIGSPSAAIAVEELARVGCDTFVRVGSCGAIQPGVSVGDLVITTGAVRQEGTSDEYVREDYPAVADYEVVSALVAAAERLGYDYHTGLTASTDSFYAGQGRSGLDGFEAAGSETLVEELQAVNVTNVEMEASAILTLANVYGLRAGAVCTVYADRDGGEFSVTGESRAAETASLAIHLLRRMDERKAEAGVDRWHAGLSIE, encoded by the coding sequence ATGACCGACGACGCCTCCGAACCCCACCGCGCCCACAGCGAGGACCCGAACGCCGAGGTTCAGTACCACCTCGAAGTCGGTCCGGACGACGTCGCCGACCGCGTCCTCCTGCCGGGCAACCCAGAGCGCATCGAGAAAGTCGTCGCCTGCTGGGACGACCACGCCGAAGTCGCCCACCACCGCGAGTACCGCACCGCGACCGGCTCGTTCGAGGGCACGCCGATCTCGGTCACCTCGACGGGGATCGGCAGTCCCTCCGCGGCGATCGCCGTCGAGGAACTCGCCCGCGTCGGCTGCGACACGTTCGTCCGCGTCGGCTCCTGCGGGGCCATCCAACCGGGCGTCTCCGTCGGCGACCTCGTCATCACGACCGGCGCGGTCCGTCAGGAGGGAACCAGCGACGAGTACGTCCGCGAAGACTACCCCGCCGTCGCCGACTACGAGGTGGTGAGCGCGCTCGTCGCCGCCGCAGAGCGACTGGGCTACGACTATCACACCGGCCTGACGGCGAGCACCGACTCCTTCTACGCCGGCCAGGGTCGATCGGGACTCGACGGCTTCGAGGCCGCCGGCTCCGAGACGCTCGTCGAGGAGCTCCAGGCCGTCAACGTCACCAACGTCGAGATGGAAGCCAGCGCAATCCTCACGCTCGCGAACGTGTACGGTCTGCGGGCGGGCGCCGTCTGTACCGTCTACGCCGACCGCGACGGCGGCGAGTTCTCGGTGACCGGCGAATCGAGAGCCGCCGAAACCGCCTCGCTCGCTATTCATCTACTCCGCCGGATGGACGAGCGGAAAGCCGAGGCCGGCGTCGATCGCTGGCACGCCGGGCTCTCGATCGAGTGA
- a CDS encoding type II toxin-antitoxin system VapC family toxin, whose amino-acid sequence MSSGTPAPLFVDTGGFYAAYVEDDDNHARAEAVFDVIQGGDQFGPVFTSRYVLAELATVILYRKGHRQAVSTLEEIRTSETINVLPVDETTFDAAHDCFVRYDDQKIAFFDHLGGAIALQYDIGHVFTFDPDDFRTLGFAVVPDDTAIA is encoded by the coding sequence ATGAGTTCGGGAACACCGGCTCCCTTATTCGTCGATACGGGCGGTTTCTATGCGGCCTACGTCGAAGACGACGATAACCATGCGCGGGCGGAGGCGGTGTTCGATGTGATTCAGGGGGGCGACCAGTTCGGGCCGGTGTTCACGAGCCGGTACGTACTCGCCGAACTCGCGACGGTAATCCTCTATCGGAAGGGCCACCGCCAGGCCGTCTCGACGCTGGAAGAGATTCGTACCTCGGAAACGATCAACGTATTACCCGTCGACGAGACGACCTTCGACGCAGCACACGACTGTTTTGTTCGGTACGACGATCAGAAGATCGCATTCTTCGATCACCTGGGCGGTGCAATCGCCCTTCAATACGATATCGGGCACGTTTTCACCTTCGATCCCGACGACTTTCGAACGCTCGGATTCGCCGTCGTTCCTGACGACACCGCGATCGCGTAA
- a CDS encoding helix-turn-helix domain-containing protein — MSERNDRGTFSQTVSDESLLAYFSRADRPFQTARSIADHYHLDRSQAYRRLQQLADDGALEKAKVGGRAVVWWLADGENASKPSDVNTDDPIFERTTFEAGDPADTSERIDEILYGGAVGNPT, encoded by the coding sequence CGGAACGATCGTGGAACGTTCTCCCAGACCGTCAGTGACGAGTCCCTTCTCGCGTACTTTTCACGTGCCGATCGCCCGTTCCAGACGGCACGATCAATCGCTGACCACTACCACCTCGATCGGTCGCAGGCCTACCGACGGTTGCAGCAACTGGCCGACGACGGCGCACTCGAGAAGGCGAAGGTCGGTGGTCGTGCCGTCGTGTGGTGGCTTGCCGACGGCGAAAACGCGTCGAAACCGTCCGACGTGAACACCGATGATCCGATATTCGAACGAACGACCTTCGAAGCTGGTGACCCAGCGGACACATCCGAACGTATCGATGAAATTCTGTACGGCGGGGCTGTAGGCAACCCCACATGA